The Ramlibacter sp. PS4R-6 nucleotide sequence GCAGTCCGCGATCCTTGCCCGCATCACGCGATCGGCGGTGCTCGAGGTGTCGCGCGAGGACTTCGTGCGCACCGCGCGCGCCAAGGGCGCGTCGCGCACGCGCACGCTGTGGGGCCACGTGCTGCGCAACGCGATGATCCCCGTGATCACGGTGATGGGCCTGCAGTTCGCCGAGCTGCTGGCGGGCACCATCGTGGTGGAAAGCGTGTTCTACCTGCCGGGCCTCGGGCGCCTGATCTTCCAGTCGATCTCCAACCGGGACCTGATCGTGGTGCGCAACTGCGTGATGCTGCTGGCGGCGATGGTCGTGACCGTGAACTTCATCGTCGACGTGCTGTACGCGGCCATCGACCCGCGCGTGAAGGCGAGCGACATCTGAAGCCCTTCGCCCACCGCAGCTTCGCGATCGGCGCCGTGCTGAGCCTGCTCCTCGCGCTGGCGGCGGCGCTGTCGTTCGTGTGGACGCCGCACTCGCCCTACGAGGTCGACATCACCGCCAAGCTGCAGGGCCCGAGCGCCGCGCACTGGTTCGGCACCGATGCATACGGGCGCGACGTCGCCTCGCTGCTGCTCGTCGGGGCGCGAGCATCGATCGCCGTCGGCGTGATCGCGGTGGGCATCGGCCTGGTGATCGGCACGGCCTTCGGCCTGCTCGCCTCCGCCCGGCGCGGCTGGTGGGAAGAAATCATCATGCGCATCGCCGACTTCGGCTTCGCCTTTCCCGCGATCCTGTCGGCCATCATGCTCACGGCCGCTTTCGGCCCCGGCATGGTCAACGCGATCGTCGCCATCGGCATCTACAACATCCCGACCTTCGCGCGCATCACGCGCGCGTCGGCCAACGCTATCTGGACGCGGGAGTTCGTGCTGGCCGCGCGTGCTTGCGGCAAGGGGTCCTTCGCGATCACGATGGAGCACGTGCTGCCCAACATCGCGTCGGTGCTGATCGTGCAGGCGACCATCCGCTTCGCGATCGCCATCCTCGCGGAGGCCGCCTTGTCGTACTTGGGCTTGGGCACGCAGCCGCCGCAGCCCTCGTGGGGGCGCATGCTGTCGGAGGCGCAGACGCTGATGTTCCAGTCGCCGCTGCTCGCGGTCTACCCCGGCGTCGCCATCGCCCTGGCGGTGCTGGGCCTGAACCTGCTGGGCGACGGCCTGCGCGACATCTTCGATCCCAAGCTGGCGAGGAAGCGCTGATGGCACTCCTCGAAGTCGAGCACCTGACGATCACGCTGCAGACGCACCGCGGCCCGGCGCGCGCCGTGCGCGACGTGAGCTTCACGCTGGACAAGGGCGACACGCTGGGCATCGTCGGGGAATCGGGCTGCGGCAAGTCGATGACGGCCATGGCGCTGATGGGCCTGTTGCCCGAGGGCGCGCAGGTCGAAGGGAGCATCCGCCTGGCAGGCGAGGAGCTGCTGACCAAGAGCGATTCCCAGATGGGCCAGATCCGCGGCGACCGCATCGGGATGATCTTCCAGGAGCCGATGACGGCGCTGAACCCCGTGCACACCGTGGGCAAGCAGGTGGCCGAGCCCCTGCGGCTGCACCGCGGCCTGTCGGGGGCGCAGGCGCGCGAGAAGGTCATTGCCCTGCTCGACCGCGTCGGCATCCCCGATGCCGCGCGCCGCATCGACGCCTACCCGCACCAGTTCTCCGGCGGCCAGCGCCAGCGCATCACCATCGCGATGGCCCTGGCGTGCGAGCCCGCGCTGCTCATCGCCGACGAGCCGACGACGGCACTGGACGTCACCATCCAGAAGCAGATCCTGGAATTGATCTCCGGCCTGGTCGCCGAGCGCGGCATGGGCCTGATCCTGATCTCGCACGACCTGGGCGTGATCGCGCAGAACGTGCGCCGCATGCTGGTGATGTATGGCGGCAGCGGCGTGGAAGACGGGACCACCCGTTCGGTCTTCGCCGACCGCATGCACCCGTACACGCTGGGCCTGTTCGGCGCGCGGCCGGGGCTGCGCACGCCCAAGGGCCAGCGGCTGGTGACCATCCCGGGCACGGTGCCCGAGCTCGCGGACCTGCCGCCGGGATGCCCTTTCGCGGGCCGCTGCCGCTTCACGATTCCCGAGTGCCGCGCCACGGTGCCGCCGCCGGTGGAAGTCCACCCCGGGCACCACGCGCGCTGCATCCGCCTGGATGCCGTTGCCGACTTCAAGAAGCAGGCCGCATGAACGCACCCCTGCTCGAAGTCGAGAACCTGGTGCGCGACTACACGCTGCCGCGCGAAAAGCTCAGCGCCCCGCCGCCGAAGGTGCACGCGCTGCGCGGCGTGAGCTTCACGCTGCATGCCGGCCGCAGCCTGGGCATCGTCGGCGAATCGGGCTCGGGCAAGTCCACCCTCGCGCGCATCGTCATGGCGCTGGACGCGCCCACCTCCGGCAGCGTGAAGATGCTGGGCCGCGACCTGCATCGCCTGCCCCGCGAGGAACTGCGCGCGGCGCGGCGCGACTTCCAGATGGTCTTCCAGGACCCGTACGGCTCGCTCGACCCGCGCCAGCCGATCGGCCGCATCGTCAGCGAGCCGCTGGCGGCCCAAGGCGCGCCGCGCAGCGAGCAGCACGACCGAGCCGCGAAGGTGCTGGAGTCGGTCGGGCTGCGTGCCACCGACCTGGCCAAGTTCCCGCACGAGTTCTCCGGCGGCCAGCGCCAGCGCATCGCCATCGCCCGGGCGCTCGTCACGCGCCCGCGCCTGATCGTGGCCGACGAGCCGGTGAGTGCGCTGGACGTGTCGGTGCAGGCGCAAGTACTCAACCTGATGCAGGACCTGCAGGCCGAGTTCGGCGTGACCTACATGTTGATCAGCCACGACCTGGCCGTGGTGCAGCACCTGTGCGACGAGGTGGCGGTGCTGCGCGAGGGCGTGATCGTCGAGCAGGGGCCGCCGGGCGAGCTGTTCGCGCATGCTCGTCATCCCTATACCCGCGCCCTGCTCGAGGCCGTTCCGCAAGCCGAGCCGCCGGAATAAGATGGCGGCGCACCCCACCTTGGAGATGAGGATCATGATGAAACGAAGAACCGTCCTGGCCAGCGCCGCCGCCTCCACCCTGCCGCTGGCCCTGCCCGCCTTCGCCCAGAAGAGCAAGGATTCGATCGTGATGGCGATGGCGCTGGAGCCGCCGGGCCTGGACCCCACCGCCGGCGCGGCCTCGGCCATCGCCGAGATCGTCCTGTACAACGTCTTCGAGACGCTCACCAAGATCAACTCCGACGGCAAGGTCACGCCGCTGCTGGCCGAAAGCTGGGAGGTCTCGCCCGACCTCAAGACCTACACCTTCAAGCTGCGCAAGGGCGTGAAGTTCCAGAACGGCGAGCCGTTCAACGCGCAGGCGGTGAAGTTCTCGTTCGACCGCGCGGGCGGCGAGAAGAGCACCAACAAGGACAAGCGCACCTTCGCCAACCTGTCCGCGCAGGTCGTCGACGACAACACCGTGGTGCTGCTGAACAAGGAGATCGACCCCGACCTGCCTTTCCTGCTCGGGCAGGCCACGGCCATCATCGTCGAGCCCAAGAGCGCGGAGACCAATGCCACCAAGCCCGTGGGCACCGGACCCTACCGGCTGGAGAACTGGACCAGAGGCTCGTCGGCGGTGCTGACCAAGTGGGACGGCTACCGCAGCCCTTCGCACGCCAAGCTGCGCCGCGTCACGTTCCGCTTCATCTCCGACCCGGCTGCACAAGCCGCCTCCGTGCTGTCGGGTGACGTCGACGCCTTCCCCCGCATCGCCACGCGCGCCGTCGCGCAGTTTCGCAACAACCCGCAGTACCAGGTGTACCTGGGCGGCTCGCGCGCCAAGACCATCGTGTCGATCAACAACAAGCACAAGCCGCTGGACGACGTGCGTGTGCGCCGCGCCATCCTCGCGGCCATCGACCGCAAGGCCTTCATCGAGGCCGCGGCCGACGGCTTCGGCACGCCCATCGGCAGCCACTACGTGCCGGGCGCGGAAGGCTTCGTCGACACGACGTCGGTCAACCCCTACGACCCCGAGAAGGCCAAGCGGCTGCTGGCCGAAGCCGGCGTGAAGACGCCGCTGGAGCTGACGATGACGCTGCCCCCGCCCGCCTACGCGCGCCAGGGCGGCGAGTTCATCGTGGCGCAGCTGGCCAAGGTGGGCATCACCGTCAAGGTGCAGAACGTCGAGTGGGCGCAGTGGCTGTCCAACACCTTCGGCGGCCCGCACAACTACGACCTGACCATCATCTCGCACGTGGAGCCCTTCGACCTGGGCAACTACGCCAAGCCGGACTACTACTGGGGCTACGCCAACCCGAAGTTCAGCGAGGCCTACAACAAGGTCAAGTCGACCGGCAACGCGGCCGAGCGCGCCAAGTACCTCGGCGAGGTGCAGCGCCTGCTCGCGCAGGACGCGGCCAACGGCTACATGTACCAGCCGCAGTTCCCGACCGTCGCGCGCAAGGAGGTCAAGGGCCTGTGGAAGGACATGCCGATCTTCTGCAACGACCTGGCCGCGATCTCCTGGGCTTGAGCGGGAAGCCACGATGTCCAGGCAGTACCCTCGTGCGCTGCACGAGCTGAGCGCCCCCGCGCTCGTCGACGCCTACCGCCGGCGCGAGCTGTCGCCGGTGGAGGTCACGCAATCCGTGCTCGGCCACGTCGAGCTGTGGGAGCCCCACATCCGGGCGCTGTACCTGCTGCGGCCCGAGCTGGCGCTGCAGCAGGCGCGCGCGAGCGAGGCACGCTGGATGAAGGGCGCGCCGCTGGGCCCCATCGACGGCGTGCCGCTCACGATCAAGGAAAACATCGCCACGCAGGGCGACCCGGTGCCGCTGGGAACGGCGGCGACGGAGCTCGCGCCCGCTGTTGCCGATGCGCCGCCCGCCGCGCGCGTGCGCGAATCGGGCGGCGTCATGGTCGCCAAGACCACCATGCCCGACTACGGGATGTTGTCCTCGGGGCTCTCGAGCTTCCATGCGCTGTCGCGCAACCCGTGGGACCTCGCGAAGACGCCCGGCGGTTCCAGCGCGGGTGCGGCCGCGGCGGTGGCGGCCGGCTACGGGCCCCTGCACGTGGGGAGCGACATCGGCGGCTCGCTGCGGTTGCCCGCGGGCTGGTGCGGCATCTTCACGCTCAAGCCCAGCCTCGGCCGCATCCCGATCGACCCGCCTTACATGGGGCGCGCCGCGGGGCCGATGACACGCACGGTGGAAGACGCCGCGTGGTTCATGCAGGTCTTGTCGAGGCCGGATGCGCGCGACAGCATGAACCTGCCGTACCAGGACATCGCCTGGGGCAGCTTCGACCGCGGCGCGGACAAGCTCAAGGGCCTTCGCATCGGGCTGCTGCTCGAAGCGGGTTGCGGCCTGGCGGTCGAACCCGAAGTGCGCAAGTCCGTCGCGCAGGCCGCGCAGCTCTTCGAGCGCGCGGGCGCGATCGTCACGCCGATGAAACCCTTCATGACGCAGGCGATGCTGGAAGGCATGGACTGGTTCTGGCGCATGCGCTCGTACGTGGACATGAAGGCGCTGCCGCCCGAGCGCAAGGCGCGCGTGCTGCCCTACATCCAGCAGTGGGGCGACAGCGCGGCGAACATGAGCGGCGAGGCGGTGTTCAAGGGCTACAGCCAGTTCCACCTGACGCGTGTGCGCACGGTGGCGGCGTGCAGCGCGTTCGACTGCGTGATCTCGCCGACGGCGCCGGTGCCTGCGTATCCGGCGGAACACGCGTCGCCGACCAACGACCCGATGCGCTCGCTGGAGCACATCGGCTTCACCGTGCCGTACAACATGTCGGAGCAGCCGGCGGCGTCGATCAACTGCGGCTACACCGCGAGCGGCCTGCCGATCGGCCTGCAGATCGCGGGCGCGCGCTTCGACGACCTGGGCGTGCTGCAGGTGGCGCGCGCCTTCGAGATCATCCGGGGCGAGCAGCGCCCGTGGCCGCAACCGCCGTCCAAGAGCACGGCCCATGTCGACTGACGTCCTGGGCAACCGCGTCACGCTGCGCGACGAAGGCAGCCGCGGCGCGGTGGACGACTTCGTGGAGGGCTTCATCGCCAGCGAGGCGCGGGCGGTGAACGTCCTCGGCATCGCGGACCGGGACGACAGCCCCATCGTGCAGGCGTATGCCGCGGCGGTGCACATGTTCGCGGAGACGCCCGATGCGCCCGCCAACGCGCGGCCGTTTCTCGATCGCGCGAAGGCCCACGCAGCTGAA carries:
- a CDS encoding ABC transporter permease — protein: MKPFAHRSFAIGAVLSLLLALAAALSFVWTPHSPYEVDITAKLQGPSAAHWFGTDAYGRDVASLLLVGARASIAVGVIAVGIGLVIGTAFGLLASARRGWWEEIIMRIADFGFAFPAILSAIMLTAAFGPGMVNAIVAIGIYNIPTFARITRASANAIWTREFVLAARACGKGSFAITMEHVLPNIASVLIVQATIRFAIAILAEAALSYLGLGTQPPQPSWGRMLSEAQTLMFQSPLLAVYPGVAIALAVLGLNLLGDGLRDIFDPKLARKR
- a CDS encoding ABC transporter ATP-binding protein, translating into MALLEVEHLTITLQTHRGPARAVRDVSFTLDKGDTLGIVGESGCGKSMTAMALMGLLPEGAQVEGSIRLAGEELLTKSDSQMGQIRGDRIGMIFQEPMTALNPVHTVGKQVAEPLRLHRGLSGAQAREKVIALLDRVGIPDAARRIDAYPHQFSGGQRQRITIAMALACEPALLIADEPTTALDVTIQKQILELISGLVAERGMGLILISHDLGVIAQNVRRMLVMYGGSGVEDGTTRSVFADRMHPYTLGLFGARPGLRTPKGQRLVTIPGTVPELADLPPGCPFAGRCRFTIPECRATVPPPVEVHPGHHARCIRLDAVADFKKQAA
- a CDS encoding ATP-binding cassette domain-containing protein, whose protein sequence is MNAPLLEVENLVRDYTLPREKLSAPPPKVHALRGVSFTLHAGRSLGIVGESGSGKSTLARIVMALDAPTSGSVKMLGRDLHRLPREELRAARRDFQMVFQDPYGSLDPRQPIGRIVSEPLAAQGAPRSEQHDRAAKVLESVGLRATDLAKFPHEFSGGQRQRIAIARALVTRPRLIVADEPVSALDVSVQAQVLNLMQDLQAEFGVTYMLISHDLAVVQHLCDEVAVLREGVIVEQGPPGELFAHARHPYTRALLEAVPQAEPPE
- a CDS encoding ABC transporter substrate-binding protein — encoded protein: MMKRRTVLASAAASTLPLALPAFAQKSKDSIVMAMALEPPGLDPTAGAASAIAEIVLYNVFETLTKINSDGKVTPLLAESWEVSPDLKTYTFKLRKGVKFQNGEPFNAQAVKFSFDRAGGEKSTNKDKRTFANLSAQVVDDNTVVLLNKEIDPDLPFLLGQATAIIVEPKSAETNATKPVGTGPYRLENWTRGSSAVLTKWDGYRSPSHAKLRRVTFRFISDPAAQAASVLSGDVDAFPRIATRAVAQFRNNPQYQVYLGGSRAKTIVSINNKHKPLDDVRVRRAILAAIDRKAFIEAAADGFGTPIGSHYVPGAEGFVDTTSVNPYDPEKAKRLLAEAGVKTPLELTMTLPPPAYARQGGEFIVAQLAKVGITVKVQNVEWAQWLSNTFGGPHNYDLTIISHVEPFDLGNYAKPDYYWGYANPKFSEAYNKVKSTGNAAERAKYLGEVQRLLAQDAANGYMYQPQFPTVARKEVKGLWKDMPIFCNDLAAISWA
- a CDS encoding amidase, producing MSRQYPRALHELSAPALVDAYRRRELSPVEVTQSVLGHVELWEPHIRALYLLRPELALQQARASEARWMKGAPLGPIDGVPLTIKENIATQGDPVPLGTAATELAPAVADAPPAARVRESGGVMVAKTTMPDYGMLSSGLSSFHALSRNPWDLAKTPGGSSAGAAAAVAAGYGPLHVGSDIGGSLRLPAGWCGIFTLKPSLGRIPIDPPYMGRAAGPMTRTVEDAAWFMQVLSRPDARDSMNLPYQDIAWGSFDRGADKLKGLRIGLLLEAGCGLAVEPEVRKSVAQAAQLFERAGAIVTPMKPFMTQAMLEGMDWFWRMRSYVDMKALPPERKARVLPYIQQWGDSAANMSGEAVFKGYSQFHLTRVRTVAACSAFDCVISPTAPVPAYPAEHASPTNDPMRSLEHIGFTVPYNMSEQPAASINCGYTASGLPIGLQIAGARFDDLGVLQVARAFEIIRGEQRPWPQPPSKSTAHVD